One window of the Primulina eburnea isolate SZY01 chromosome 18, ASM2296580v1, whole genome shotgun sequence genome contains the following:
- the LOC140819085 gene encoding uncharacterized protein — MTHSEVSGRMIKWNVELGEYDIEYKPRVAIKAQALSDFLSEMIQPAEEERWRVFVDGASCLAGCGVGVVIISPAGEKIKLAVKIDSRVTNNEAEYEAVLAGIRATREIGAARIILYSDSQLITQQIKGAYEVKDDRMLKYLHLIKAQAEVFMDWSIEQIPREENREADALAKMAASLSEDSTREVLFVSRVILATEEEEMLTVPEDSWMVPLIKFIRDRELPEEKARAQKIKRQAPRFVLLNNVLYRRLFQGPLLKCLSGKEVIYVLQEIHEGCCGEHLGGTSLARKAMLAGFWWPTLHHDSAQVVRTCEGCQHHSNFQHSPATPMKPIWASCPFDQWGMDIVGPFPKLRPWPRSPSRRF, encoded by the exons ATGACTCATTCAGAAGTGTCCGGCCGGATGATTAAATGGAATGTGGAATTGGGGGAATACGATATTGAGTACAAACCCCGGGTGGCCATAAAAGCGCAGGCTTTATCCGATTTCCTGTCTGAGATGATTCAACCTGCTGAGGAGGAAAGATGGAGAGTGTTTGTGGATGGGGCTTCTTGCCTGGCAGGATGCGGAGTCGGTGTTGTGATAATATCCCCGGCGGGAGAAAAGATTAAGTTGGCAGTAAAAATTGATTCCCGGGTGACGAATAATGAAGCAGAATATGAGGCTGTTCTGGCCGGTATCCGAGCTACCCGGGAGATTGGAGCGGCCAGAATTATATTGTACTCCGATTCACAGTTGATCACTCAGCAGATAAAGGGTGCGTATGAAGTCAAGGATGACAGGATGCTCAAATATTTGCATCTCATCAAAGCCCAGGCAGAAGTATTCATGGATTGGAGCATTGAGCAGATACCCCGAGAGGAGAATAGAGAAGCAGATGCCCTAGCAAAAATGGCCGCCTCTTTGTCAGAAGACAGTACCCGGGAAGTTTTGTTTGTCTCCCGGGTAATTTTAGCTACTGAAGAGGAGGAGATGTTGACAGTACCAGAAGATTCGTGGATGGTCcctctgataaaattcatccGGGACCGTGAACTGCCCGAGGAGAAAGCTCGAGCACAGAAGATAAAAAGACAAGCTCCCAGGTTTGTTCTCTTAAATAATGTTCTATACAGGAGATTATTCCAGGGACCATTATTGAAGTGTTTGAGCGGGAAGGAAGTGATTTATGTTCTTCAAGAGATTCATGAAGGATGCTGTGGTGAGCATTTGGGAGGAACGTCTTTGGCTCGAAAAGCGATGCTAGCCGGATTCTGGTGGCCGACTCTTCACCATGATTCCGCCCAAGTGGTCCGGACTTGTGAGGGATGTCAGCATCATTCAAATTTTCAACACAGCCCAGCCACTCCTATGAAGCCTATCTGGGCATCTTGTCCTTTTGATCAATGGGGTATGGATATAGTGGGTCCATTTCCG AAGCTGAGGCCTTGGCCAAGATCACCGAGCAGGAGGTTCTAA
- the LOC140819087 gene encoding uncharacterized protein, whose amino-acid sequence MSMLHCYTDRIKCKVFLTTLVDSAQRWFDGLPPLSIKSFDDFQKIFLHHFSSSKKYKKTAFSLFEVRQGPEESLRMYIKRFNKVALDVPTCAAETKTTAFTQGLKESEFFKSLTKKVPEDFEDLLSRAEKYINMEEAQRQKREAIRKERGDRASKPEERGPRRGNPGHFSQHVPLKIIREREVQECSRDPVLDHPLSQPERSGFCTRHGVCQHSTENCKALKRNYVSPTSQGYNQSVKRSRGPLWTPRPPMPNTRINVRNSPRNDVGRSREPEPEKKRSSTPAAGLVKMISRGSTDGDSNRARKSRSRRECMEVEGSKRNEAVISFGPEDLKGVNMPHNDALVIQARVANYDILRVFVDSGSSVNVIFKDALAQMDLQGFKLEIVETALFGFAGHAVYPEGEIVLPLTLGSRDVKKTVMTTFTVVDSLSSYNIILGRPTMNELRAVASTYHPKIKFPVGSQVGEVRGDQPSSRKCYVEGIRADQGKSRKEGKKAKTGEVRGRMVEEGEVHFVAEEEQEAVEIGPGQQIRVARDLNISTRVSLLKCLKTNIHVFAWSQQELTGISPLISEHQLNILPGAHPIKQKKRHFGPEKDKVIDEQVKELLQAGHIREIQFPTWLSNVVLVPKATGKLRMCVDFRDLNKACPKDHYPLPRIDQLVDSTSGFELLSFMDAYQGYHQIPLARNDQEKASFITSGGTFCYVVMPFGLKNAGATYQRLMNKVFEKQLGRNLEVYVDDILGKSKEVADFIVDLEETFATLTSYGIKLNPAKCIFGVRSGKFLGFIVTERGIEVNQEKVKSVLCMPSPRSVKEVQKLTGRISSLSRFISRSAHRSYPFFQILRKA is encoded by the coding sequence ATGTCTATGTTGCATTGCTACACCGATAGAATCAAGTGTAAAGTGTTTTTGACTACGCTGGTAGATTCAGCTCAGAGATGGTTTGATGGGTTGCCTCCACTGAGTATTAAATCGTTTGATGATTTTCAGAAAATCTTCTTGCATCATTTCAGTAGCAGCAAAAAGTATAAGAAAACTGCTTTCAGTCTGTTTGAAGTAAGGCAAGGCCCGGAGGAGAGTCTGAGGATGTATATTAAGAGGTTTAATAAAGTGGCTTTGGATGTGCCCACTTGTGCTGCGGAGACAAAAACCACTGCCTTCACTCAAGGTTTGAAAGAGAGTGAGTTTTTCAAATCATTGACAAAGAAAGTGCCTGAGGACTTTGAAGATTTGCTATCTCGGGCAGAGAAATACATTAATATGGAAGAAGCCCAGAGACAAAAGAGGGAAGCCATAAGAAAGGAGAGAGGGGACCGGGCATCTAAGCCCGAGGAGAGAGGACCAAGGCGGGGTAACCCAGGGCACTTCTCCCAACACGTGCCTCTGAAAATTATCCGGGAGAGAGAGGTACAGGAGTGCAGCAGGGATCCAGTTCTCGATCACCCGTTGTCTCAGCCCGAAAGAAGTGGATTCTGTACTAGGCACGGGGTATGTCAGCACAGTACTGAGAATTGTAAGGCTTTAAAGAGAAATTATGTTTCACCCACCAGTCAGGGATATAATCAATCGGTCAAGAGGTCGAGAGGTCCACTCTGGACACCTCGGCCACCAATGCCTAACACCCGGATAAACGTAAGAAATAGCCCGAGGAACGATGTGGGTAGGAGTAGGGAGCCGGAGCCCGAGAAGAAAAGATCTTCCACTCCTGCGGCGGGACTGGTCAAAATGATTTCGAGAGGATCTACTGATGGAGATTCAAATCGAGCCAGGAAGTCGAGAAGTAGGCGGGAGTGTATGGAGGTGGAAGGATCTAAGAGGAACGAGGCCGTGATCAGTTTTGGTCCGGAAGATTTAAAAGGAGTAAACATGCCACACAACGATGCTCTGGTCATCCAAGCCCGGGTGGCCAACTACGATATTTTGAGAGTCTTTGTGGATTCAGGCAGTTCAGTCAATGTGATTTTTAAAGATGCCTTAGCGCAGATGGATTTGCAAGGGTTTAAGTTGGAGATTGTGGAGACCGCCCTTTTTGGTTTTGCTGGACATGCGGTTTATCCAGAGGGAGAAATTGTTCTGCCACTCACTCTAGGCTCCCGGGATGTCAAGAAAACAGTCATGACCACCTTCACAGTGGTGGATTCCCTCTCATCTTACAATATCATTCTGGGGAGGCCGACCATGAATGAGTTGAGGGCAGTAGCATCTACTTACCATCCAAAGATCAAATTTCCAGTGGGAAGTCAAGTAGGAGAGGTCCGTGGAGATCAGCCTTCTTCCCGGAAATGTTATGTGGAGGGTATCCGGGCAGATCAAGGCAAGTCTAGAAAGGAGGGGAAGAAAGCCAAGACGGGGGAAGTCAGGGGGAGGATGGTGGAAGAGGGGGAAGTACACTTTGTGGCAGAAGAGGAGCAGGAGGCTGTGGAGATAGGACCAGGCCAACAGATCCGGGTAGCTCGGGACCTCAATATATCTACCCGGGTCAGTTTACTTAAATGTTTAAAGACTAATATTCATGTGTTTGCCTGGTCCCAGCAGGAACTAACAGGGATTTCACCCCTGATATCTGAGCATCAATTAAACATTCTCCCGGGAGCTCACCCGATCAAGCAGAAGAAGAGACACTTTGGTCCCGAGAAGGACAAAGTTATCGATGAACAGGTGAAAGAGTTGCTGCAAGCCGGCCACATCCGGGAGATACAATTTCCTACATGGCTCTCGAATGTGGTGCTGGTACCCAAAGCCACCGGGAAATTGAGGATGTGTGTTGATTTCCGGGACCTCAATAAAGCCTGTCCAAAAGATCATTACCCATTGCCCCGGATTGATCAGTTGGTGGATTCCACCTCAGGCTTCGAGCTGCTCAGTTTCATGGATGCCTATCAGggatatcatcaaattcctTTGGCAAGGAATGATCAAGAAAAGGCCAGCTTTATCACctcgggaggtacattttgttatgtTGTAATGCCTTTCGGGTTGAAAAATGCAGGGGCCACGTATCAACGTTTAATGAATAAAGTCTTTGAGAAGCAGCTGGGAAGAAATCTGGAggtttatgtggatgacattcTGGGAAAATCAAAGGAGGTGGCGGATTTTATTGTTGATTTGGAAGAGACCTTTGCCACCTTGACATCTTATGGAATCAAGCTCAATCCTGCTAAATGTATTTTCGGAGTCAGGAGTGGTAAGTTCTTGGGCTTTATAGTGACAGAGCGGGGGATCGAGGTCAATCAAGAAAAAGTAAAATCCGTGCTATGTATGCCTTCTCCCCGATCTGTCAAAGAAGTGCAGAAGTTGACCGGGAGGATTTCCTCTTTATCTCGGTTTATATCTCGGTCAGCCCACAGgagttatcctttctttcagaTTCTCAGGAAAGCCTAG